GGACGTGGGTTCGATTAGTAATTAGTCGCCTTGTGTGGTAACACACAAGTGAAAACCTGGCTTTATCGGTGAAACCTAAGTTGCTTATTTAAGCAATAGGGCAATGCCGAGCGGTATGTGAAGCAATTCAACAGCCGTGTATCGACTTATAGACTGCCACAAAAAGTGGTAGTACTAGGATGCGAAATCCTTACCTGACAGGTAAAAAATTATGTTTCGCATAAGACGCCAGGGGACCTGAGCAGATCAGGTTCAAGATATAGTCAGTGCCATGTCGAAAGCATGGAAGAGCACGTCCCACCGTCTCCACCATACATAGGTGGAATCCAAGACTAGCTGTTGTAGCTAGTCTTTTTTATATGCTGAAAAAGGTTTTTTCAAAATCTACCTTCCGTTGAAGTTGTTCAATATTATATTTACCATTCCTTTGCGTAACCAAATCGTAATTAGCAATTATCCATAATACTTTTTGAATTATTTAAGCATTGTTTCTATATTGAAACATGCTTTTTTATGTTTAGAAAATGTTAAATATATTAGTGAATAAAAAGCAAATTAATATTCAAATATCCATTTGACCATTATAAAAATTAAACATATACTAATAATCAAATAGCTATTTGAATAAGGGGCGTGGAACGATTGAAACATGATGATGTTTGCGAAATAACCTGTGTGGATGATATAAAAGTAAAACGGGTAAAGGAAGTCATTAACTCAAAGAACACATTGGCTGTTTCACAGATATTTAAAGCGCTATCCGATGACACAAGAATAAAAATTGCCCTAGCATTAAGCGTAGAAGAAGAATTATGTGTATGTGATGTAGCCAATATAGTTGGTGCCACCACAGCAACTGCTTCCCATCATTTAAGGCTGCTTCGTAATCTTGGATTAGCGAAATATCGTAAAGAAGGCAAATTGGTTTTTTATTCATTAGATGATGATCATGTAAGACAGTTGATTCAAATTGCTTTCGCACATCAAATGGAGGTGAAAGTTGATGAGTGATGTTTTAGAGCAATCAATTCATAAAACTGTTTATCGTGTTCAAGGCTTTTCCTGAGCTAGCTGTGCAAAAAAGTTCGAAACGAACGTAAAACACCTGGATGGTGTTTCTAATGCAAGTGTTAATTTCGGTGCTGCTAAACTTACTGTTTATGGTGAAACAACACTAGAAGAACTTGAAAAAGCTGGGGCATTTGAAAATTTAAAATTGATTCCTGAAAAACAGCGATTTGAAGAGATAAAAGAACCGTTTTTGAAGAAACATTCTACTGTCATCGTCTCGTTCGTTTTTCTCCTAATTGGATGGTTATATGGACAATTAAACGGTGAAGAAAGTATTCCTTCCATTTTAGCTTATGGGATGTCTATCTTAGTTGGAGGATATAGGCTATTTAGTACAGGATTAAAGAATTTAGTCCGTTTCCAATTCGATATGAAAACCTTAATGACCATTGCGGTAATTGGTGCCGCATTTATTGGGGAATGGGGTGAAGGAGCAACAGTTGTTATTTTGTTTGCCATAAGTGAAGCTTTAGAAACTTACTCAATGGATAGAGCGCGAAATTCCATACAATCATTAATGAATATTGCTCCAAAAGATGCCTTAATTCGGCGTGGTAACCAAGAAATGATGATTCCAGTTGAAGATATCCAAATTGGCGATATGATGATTGTGAAGCCTGGACAAAAATTAGCTATGGATGGAATTGTCATAAAAGGAACTTCAACGATCAATCAGGCTGCCATTACGGGAGAAAGTGTGCCTGTTGCCAAAACGATAGACGATGAAGTGTTTTCTGGAACATTGAATGAAGAAGGATTACTCGAAGTAAAAGTTACCAAACGCGTGGAAGATACTACAATATCAAAAATTATTCATCTCGTGGAAGAAGCTCAAGCAGAAAAGGCTCCTTCACAAGCGTTTGTCGATAAATTTGCGAAATACTATACTCCGGCAATCATCGTTTTAGCATTCTTAATTGCCATCTTCCCACCTTTATTATTCGGGGGAGATTGGAGCGAATGGATTTATCAAGGTTTAGCCGTGTTAGTAGTTGGTTGTCCTTGTGCACTTGTTGTTTCTACTCCTGTTGCTGTTGTTACGGCGATTGGGAACGCAGCAAGAAATGGGGTGTTAATTAAAGGTGGCATCCATTTAGAAGAGGCAGGAGCATTAAAAGTCATCGCCTTTGATAAAACAGGTACATTAACAAAAGGCGTACCTGCTGTTACAAACATCATCACGTATGGTGGAAATGAAAATGAACTAATGACCATCACTGCTGCGATTGAAAATGGATCACAGCATCCACTTGCTACAGCAATCATGCGAAAGGCAGAGGAAAATGGTCTAAATATTAAGGATGTATTAGTGGAAGATTTCCAATCCATTACTGGTAAAGGTGTAAAAGCAAGAGTCAATAAAGAGTTCTATTACGTAGGTAGCCCAAATCTTTTTGAAGAAATCCTTCCGAATAATATTCAAGAAGAGAAGAAAGAACAAATTAAAGCACTTCAAACACAAGGAAAAACTGTTATGGTTCTGGGAACGGAAAAAGAAATCCTAGCATTAATAGCGGTAGCTGACGAAATCAGAGAAACTTCAACAGAAGTGATTCGTAAACTTCATGGAGTTGGAATTGAAAAAACCGTGATGCTTACTGGAGATAATGAACGAACTGCTGAATCAATTGGTAATGAAGTTGGAGTTTCCGAAATTAAAGCGGATTTGCTTCCGGAAGATAAACTAAACTTCATCAAAGAACTCCGCGCTAAATATCATAGTGTGGCGATGGTTGGGGATGGTGTGAACGATGCACCCGCTTTAGCAGCATCAACTGTTGGGGTAGCAATGGGTGGTGCCGGAACGGATACCGCATTAGAAACAGCTGATATTGCCTTAATGTCCGATGATTTAAGCAAATTGCCTTACACGATCAAATTAAGCCGCAGGGCATTAGCGATCATTAAGCAAAATATTACTTTCTCCTTGGCGATTAAAATTTTAGCGCTGCTATTAGTTGTACCAGGTTGGTTAACCCTATGGATAGCCATTTTTGCTGATATGGGTGCAACTCTAATCGTAACATTTAACAGCTTGCGACTTTTGCGAGTGAAGGAATAAAAACAAAGGGCTTTCCGATTTTCTCTCGGAAAGCTCTTTTTCAATAGCTGGAATACCAACTCA
The DNA window shown above is from Bacillus sp. T3 and carries:
- a CDS encoding metalloregulator ArsR/SmtB family transcription factor, giving the protein MKHDDVCEITCVDDIKVKRVKEVINSKNTLAVSQIFKALSDDTRIKIALALSVEEELCVCDVANIVGATTATASHHLRLLRNLGLAKYRKEGKLVFYSLDDDHVRQLIQIAFAHQMEVKVDE
- a CDS encoding heavy metal translocating P-type ATPase yields the protein MSDVLEQSIHKTVYRVQGFSUASCAKKFETNVKHLDGVSNASVNFGAAKLTVYGETTLEELEKAGAFENLKLIPEKQRFEEIKEPFLKKHSTVIVSFVFLLIGWLYGQLNGEESIPSILAYGMSILVGGYRLFSTGLKNLVRFQFDMKTLMTIAVIGAAFIGEWGEGATVVILFAISEALETYSMDRARNSIQSLMNIAPKDALIRRGNQEMMIPVEDIQIGDMMIVKPGQKLAMDGIVIKGTSTINQAAITGESVPVAKTIDDEVFSGTLNEEGLLEVKVTKRVEDTTISKIIHLVEEAQAEKAPSQAFVDKFAKYYTPAIIVLAFLIAIFPPLLFGGDWSEWIYQGLAVLVVGCPCALVVSTPVAVVTAIGNAARNGVLIKGGIHLEEAGALKVIAFDKTGTLTKGVPAVTNIITYGGNENELMTITAAIENGSQHPLATAIMRKAEENGLNIKDVLVEDFQSITGKGVKARVNKEFYYVGSPNLFEEILPNNIQEEKKEQIKALQTQGKTVMVLGTEKEILALIAVADEIRETSTEVIRKLHGVGIEKTVMLTGDNERTAESIGNEVGVSEIKADLLPEDKLNFIKELRAKYHSVAMVGDGVNDAPALAASTVGVAMGGAGTDTALETADIALMSDDLSKLPYTIKLSRRALAIIKQNITFSLAIKILALLLVVPGWLTLWIAIFADMGATLIVTFNSLRLLRVKE